From Natranaerobius trueperi:
CTTTTAGTCGTTTTTTCTTATCAGGAGCTGCTGAATGTGAATTTGATAAACAAGGTCGAATAAATCTCCCTTCTAATTTAATAAAATATGCTAAGTTAGAAAAAGATGCTGTAGTTATAGGTGTCTCAAATAGAGTGGAAATTTGGAGTCAAGAGATTTGGGAAAGCTATCAGCAAAAAGCTGAAGATTCGTTGGAACAGATTTCTGAAGAAATAGTAGATTTTGAGATATAAGGGTGGTAAATATGGAATTTAATCATAAATCAGTGATGTCTGACCAAACAATTAGATTGTTAAACCCATCTCCTGCCAAAACAATAGTTGACGGAACTATGGGAGGTGCAGGGCACTCTAGTGAAATAGTTAAAAGATTACAGCCTAGTGGTAAATTGATAGCGGTCGATCAAGACCCAGATGCTATTGAAGTAGGTAAAGAAAGATTAAAAAAATATCAAGATAATGTTTCAATAGTTCAAGAAAACTTTCAGAATCTAAATA
This genomic window contains:
- the mraZ gene encoding division/cell wall cluster transcriptional repressor MraZ; translation: MFLGEYSHTLDAKGRIIIPAKFRDGLGEKFVATRGLDNCIFVYPIDEWKKLEEKIRNLPLTKADARAFSRFFLSGAAECEFDKQGRINLPSNLIKYAKLEKDAVVIGVSNRVEIWSQEIWESYQQKAEDSLEQISEEIVDFEI